The Thermosynechococcus sp. genome has a segment encoding these proteins:
- the aroC gene encoding chorismate synthase: protein MGNTFGHLFRVTTFGESHGGGVGVVVDGCPPRLELSEVDIQKELDRRRPGQSRLTTPRQESDRCEILSGVFEGKTLGTPIAILVRNKDTRPEDYADMAQVYRPSHADATYDAKYGIRNWQGGGRSSARETIGRVAGGAIARKILTQVAATEIIAYVKRVKDIEAVVDPDTVAAAAVEANIMRCPDAAAAEKMIALVDETRRQANSIGGVIECVVRNVPVGLGSPVFDKLEADLAKGVMSLPASKGFEIGSGFAGTLLTGQEHNDEFYTDAQGRIRTRTNRSGGIQGGISNGENIILRVAFKPTATIGQAQKTVNQAGEETILAAKGRHDPCVLPRAVPMVEAMVALVLCDHLLRDHAQCHLRF, encoded by the coding sequence ATGGGCAATACCTTTGGGCACCTATTTCGCGTCACCACCTTTGGTGAATCCCACGGGGGTGGGGTGGGGGTTGTCGTGGATGGCTGCCCTCCTCGGCTAGAACTCTCGGAAGTCGATATTCAAAAGGAACTGGATCGCCGCCGCCCTGGTCAAAGTCGTCTCACGACCCCTCGCCAAGAGAGCGATCGCTGTGAAATTCTCTCCGGCGTCTTTGAGGGCAAAACCCTGGGCACCCCCATTGCCATTCTGGTGCGCAACAAGGATACTCGCCCCGAAGATTATGCGGACATGGCGCAGGTCTATCGCCCCTCCCATGCCGATGCCACCTATGATGCCAAGTACGGTATTCGCAACTGGCAAGGGGGTGGGCGTTCCTCGGCCCGGGAAACTATTGGGCGCGTTGCAGGGGGGGCGATCGCCCGCAAAATTCTTACCCAGGTGGCGGCTACGGAAATTATTGCCTACGTCAAGCGGGTTAAGGATATTGAGGCGGTTGTGGATCCCGATACCGTTGCCGCCGCTGCCGTTGAGGCCAACATCATGCGCTGTCCCGATGCCGCCGCCGCCGAAAAAATGATTGCCCTGGTGGACGAAACACGGCGGCAGGCCAACTCCATTGGCGGTGTCATTGAGTGTGTGGTTCGCAATGTCCCTGTGGGCTTGGGCTCACCGGTTTTTGACAAGCTGGAAGCAGATCTTGCCAAGGGAGTGATGTCCCTGCCTGCTAGTAAGGGCTTTGAGATTGGCTCTGGCTTTGCCGGTACCCTGCTCACGGGTCAAGAGCACAACGACGAGTTCTACACCGATGCACAGGGGCGAATTCGGACCCGCACCAATCGCTCCGGGGGGATTCAGGGGGGCATCTCCAATGGCGAAAACATTATTTTACGGGTAGCCTTTAAGCCCACGGCGACCATTGGTCAAGCGCAGAAGACCGTGAACCAAGCGGGTGAAGAGACAATTTTGGCCGCAAAAGGGCGGCATGATCCCTGTGTGCTGCCGCGGGCGGTGCCGATGGTTGAGGCAATGGTGGCCCTGGTTCTCTGTGACCATCTGCTACGGGATCATGCCCAGTGTCACCTGCGCTTCTAG
- a CDS encoding iron-sulfur cluster assembly accessory protein has protein sequence MVELTPAAIQELERLQAHGISRGQAAILRIQVQPSECGDWRYDLALVAEPKPTDLLTRSQGWTIAIAAEAAEVLRGLRVDYIEDLMGGAFRFHNPNASQTCGCGMAFRVSRS, from the coding sequence ATGGTGGAATTGACCCCCGCGGCTATCCAAGAGTTGGAACGTCTCCAAGCCCACGGCATTAGTCGAGGCCAGGCAGCCATTCTGCGGATTCAGGTACAACCCAGTGAGTGCGGTGACTGGCGCTATGATCTGGCTCTTGTGGCCGAACCTAAACCGACGGATTTGCTGACCCGGTCCCAGGGCTGGACGATCGCGATCGCGGCTGAAGCGGCTGAGGTATTGCGGGGTTTGCGGGTAGATTACATTGAAGACTTAATGGGGGGCGCCTTTCGCTTCCACAATCCCAATGCCAGTCAAACCTGTGGCTGTGGTATGGCCTTTCGGGTAAGCAGATCGTAG
- a CDS encoding TIGR01777 family oxidoreductase — MRVVVTGATGFVGQQVIKALSDRGDQVVALVRSPGKAAKQFAGMSRVELAGYTPKAAGDWFSALEGADAVINLAGEPLANGRWTAQRKQEIYDSRVVGTQQLVQAIAQCQQRPRVLVSTSAIGYYGTSDTETFVETHAAGNDFLAKVCVDWEAAAQRVTDLGVRLVILRFGIVLGAQGALAKLLLPFQLYLGGPLGSGQQWFSWIHQQDLVRLILTAVDQVAMQGVYNATAPEPLRMADFCRVLAEVMQRPSWLPVPAPVLQLLLGEGADVVLKGQRVLPERTLAMGFQFDYPNAKTALTNLLKPRYTERPD; from the coding sequence ATGAGAGTCGTTGTAACCGGCGCTACTGGATTTGTGGGGCAGCAGGTCATCAAAGCCCTCAGCGATCGCGGCGATCAAGTGGTTGCCCTAGTACGCTCCCCTGGGAAAGCCGCTAAACAATTTGCTGGCATGTCCCGTGTGGAATTGGCGGGCTACACCCCCAAGGCCGCCGGGGATTGGTTCTCTGCCCTTGAGGGGGCGGATGCAGTCATTAATTTGGCAGGTGAACCCCTTGCCAATGGCCGCTGGACAGCTCAGCGCAAGCAGGAGATCTACGACAGTCGCGTGGTAGGGACGCAGCAATTAGTACAGGCGATCGCCCAATGTCAACAGCGACCGCGGGTGTTGGTCTCCACCTCTGCCATTGGCTACTACGGCACCAGTGATACAGAAACCTTTGTTGAAACCCATGCTGCGGGAAATGATTTTCTAGCCAAGGTCTGTGTGGACTGGGAAGCCGCTGCCCAAAGGGTCACGGATTTGGGCGTGCGGTTAGTGATTCTCCGTTTTGGCATTGTCCTTGGGGCGCAGGGAGCACTGGCCAAGCTCCTCTTGCCCTTTCAGTTGTATCTGGGAGGGCCTCTGGGTTCTGGTCAGCAGTGGTTTTCCTGGATTCATCAGCAGGACTTAGTGCGCCTCATTCTGACTGCTGTGGATCAGGTGGCAATGCAGGGGGTTTACAATGCCACCGCTCCGGAACCACTGAGAATGGCGGACTTTTGCCGTGTCTTAGCAGAGGTGATGCAACGCCCCTCGTGGTTGCCTGTGCCCGCCCCCGTGCTGCAACTGCTGCTTGGGGAAGGGGCTGATGTGGTGCTCAAGGGGCAGCGGGTCTTGCCGGAGCGGACGCTGGCTATGGGCTTTCAATTTGACTACCCCAATGCCAAGACGGCTCTAACCAACCTCCTCAAACCACGATATACTGAGAGGCCCGACTAG
- a CDS encoding ChuX/HutX family heme-like substrate-binding protein gives MSNSSPSFQQFLRDCEQLGLLRLVVTNDVAVLEVRSPLAKVFYAELPKGCYANMHTEDFEFHLNMDQVAKIRFEEGQAKRGNFPTYAIRFLDSNEKSVLSAFLQWGKPGEYAEGQVAAWQALRQRYGTEWQPVVAALEAKTASATHG, from the coding sequence ATGTCCAATTCTTCTCCCTCCTTCCAGCAATTCCTCAGGGATTGTGAGCAGCTGGGGCTACTGCGCCTTGTCGTCACCAACGATGTTGCGGTTTTGGAGGTGCGATCGCCCCTCGCCAAGGTCTTCTATGCCGAACTGCCCAAGGGGTGCTATGCCAATATGCACACCGAGGACTTTGAGTTTCACCTGAATATGGATCAGGTGGCCAAAATCCGCTTTGAGGAGGGGCAAGCCAAACGGGGGAATTTTCCCACCTATGCCATTCGCTTTCTCGATAGCAATGAAAAATCCGTCCTCAGTGCCTTTTTGCAGTGGGGCAAACCCGGCGAGTATGCTGAAGGCCAAGTGGCCGCTTGGCAAGCCCTACGGCAGCGCTACGGCACAGAGTGGCAGCCGGTAGTGGCAGCCCTTGAGGCAAAAACCGCCAGCGCAACCCATGGATAG
- a CDS encoding transaldolase, translated as MNLLEQLRQMTVVVADTGDILAIQKFTPRDATTNPSLITAAAQMKEYQPIVDETLRQAKADLGSGATPREIVSLAVDRLAVAFGLKILQIIPGRVSTEVDARLSYDTAATVQKARELIGQYEAAGVGRDRVLIKIASTWEGIRAAEILEKEGIHCNLTLLFGFHQAIACAEAGVTLISPFVGRILDWYKKKTGRAEYPGPEDPGVISVTKIYNYYKKFGYPTEVMGASFRNIGEIIELAGCDLLTISPALLQELQNTSGELKRKLDPAIAATLAIEKLPMDEATFRKMHAADEMASEKLEEGIKGFTKALETLEDLLSRHLARIEGEATLTHAAEELFHVYDLDGDGIITREEWLGTDAVFDALDANHDGKVTPEDMGAGLGVVLHLAQAK; from the coding sequence ATGAACTTGCTGGAACAGTTGCGACAAATGACCGTGGTGGTCGCTGATACGGGAGACATCCTCGCCATCCAAAAATTCACCCCCCGCGATGCCACCACGAATCCCTCGTTGATTACTGCTGCTGCCCAAATGAAGGAGTACCAGCCCATTGTGGATGAAACCCTGCGCCAAGCCAAGGCGGATTTGGGCTCTGGTGCCACTCCCCGCGAGATTGTCTCCCTTGCTGTGGATCGCTTGGCGGTGGCCTTTGGCTTGAAAATTTTGCAGATTATCCCCGGTCGGGTCTCAACGGAAGTGGATGCGCGGCTCTCCTACGATACGGCAGCGACGGTACAAAAGGCGCGGGAGTTGATTGGCCAATACGAAGCCGCAGGCGTGGGGCGCGATCGCGTGCTGATTAAAATTGCCTCCACCTGGGAAGGCATCCGCGCTGCTGAAATTCTCGAGAAAGAGGGCATTCACTGCAATTTAACACTGCTGTTTGGCTTCCATCAGGCGATCGCCTGCGCTGAGGCGGGTGTGACACTGATTTCCCCCTTTGTGGGTCGCATTCTCGACTGGTACAAGAAAAAAACGGGCCGTGCTGAGTATCCGGGGCCTGAGGATCCGGGGGTGATCTCCGTCACCAAAATCTACAACTACTACAAGAAATTTGGCTATCCCACCGAAGTGATGGGGGCCAGCTTCCGCAACATTGGCGAAATTATTGAACTGGCAGGTTGTGATCTGTTGACAATTTCACCGGCCCTGCTGCAAGAGCTGCAAAACACGAGCGGCGAGCTAAAGCGCAAGCTGGATCCGGCGATCGCGGCCACCCTTGCCATTGAAAAACTGCCCATGGATGAGGCCACCTTCCGCAAGATGCACGCGGCTGATGAGATGGCCAGTGAAAAACTCGAGGAAGGGATTAAAGGCTTTACCAAGGCTCTGGAAACCCTTGAAGATCTCCTGAGCCGACACCTGGCCCGTATCGAGGGGGAAGCAACCCTCACCCATGCTGCTGAAGAACTCTTCCATGTTTATGATCTTGACGGCGATGGCATTATTACCCGCGAAGAGTGGCTGGGCACCGATGCAGTCTTTGATGCCCTCGACGCCAACCACGATGGCAAGGTCACTCCAGAGGATATGGGAGCAGGTCTGGGAGTTGTGCTGCACTTGGCTCAGGCAAAATAG
- the rimI gene encoding ribosomal protein S18-alanine N-acetyltransferase, which translates to MGQLELRRPTIKDLDSIVQLDQVCLGGFWSHQGYARELENSHHTLLVVATRDQVWGCGVSWGIADELHLVLLMVHPQYRRQGLAGLLLCRLLQLGHQGGDRQWATLEVRASNEAAQRLYQHFGFELVGRRPHYYDNPSEDALILWRNHLNTPETGQALQQHWQHWRSRVEAQGWSLSDCT; encoded by the coding sequence ATGGGGCAATTAGAATTACGACGCCCAACGATTAAGGATTTAGATAGCATTGTTCAACTGGATCAGGTGTGTCTGGGGGGCTTCTGGTCGCACCAAGGCTATGCCCGTGAATTGGAGAATTCCCACCATACGCTGCTGGTGGTCGCCACCCGTGATCAGGTGTGGGGCTGTGGTGTGAGTTGGGGAATTGCCGATGAATTGCATCTGGTGCTGTTAATGGTGCATCCGCAGTACCGGCGACAGGGTTTGGCGGGCTTACTCCTGTGTCGGCTCTTGCAACTGGGGCACCAGGGGGGCGATCGCCAGTGGGCAACTTTGGAAGTACGGGCTAGCAATGAAGCGGCCCAACGCCTCTATCAGCACTTTGGCTTTGAGCTGGTTGGACGGCGTCCCCACTACTACGACAACCCCTCAGAAGATGCCCTGATTCTTTGGCGCAATCACCTCAATACTCCCGAAACGGGTCAGGCACTTCAGCAGCACTGGCAGCATTGGCGATCGCGGGTGGAGGCACAAGGTTGGTCCCTCAGCGATTGCACCTAG
- a CDS encoding DUF2996 domain-containing protein — protein sequence MVPCRSAMAEETPTQAPKKEKPPAIEDKPFAEFIHEAFLPALKNALSAKVGDVTLRLEDNTVIGEWSKGMYQFRLYFLEGNIQGPKAFVCSSGGIAPSTIEPFLGDERKVTLDLLVFGVMQRLNGQKWLGGN from the coding sequence ATGGTACCGTGTCGTAGCGCTATGGCCGAAGAAACGCCCACCCAAGCTCCAAAGAAAGAAAAGCCTCCCGCCATTGAGGATAAACCCTTTGCTGAGTTTATTCACGAGGCTTTTTTACCTGCTCTTAAGAACGCCCTCAGCGCCAAGGTGGGGGATGTGACCCTGCGTCTAGAGGACAACACCGTGATTGGTGAGTGGAGCAAGGGAATGTATCAGTTTCGCCTCTACTTCCTAGAGGGGAATATCCAAGGGCCGAAGGCGTTTGTCTGTAGCAGCGGCGGCATTGCCCCCAGCACCATTGAACCCTTTTTGGGGGATGAGCGCAAAGTGACGCTGGATCTCCTGGTCTTTGGGGTCATGCAGCGCCTGAATGGCCAAAAGTGGCTGGGAGGAAATTAG
- a CDS encoding peroxiredoxin yields MATAVRVGDRAPDFELTAADGRRLKLSDFRGQKNVVLYFYPASETPGCTIQACAFRDAYSIFQELGAEVIGISGDSVARQQDFQKNHQLPFLVLSDPDNKVRQQYGASSLFGLFPGRVTYVIDKAGVVRYVFDSMLNFKAHVDEALKILRQL; encoded by the coding sequence GTGGCAACTGCTGTTCGCGTGGGCGATCGCGCCCCTGACTTTGAACTCACGGCCGCCGATGGCCGCAGGCTGAAGCTCTCCGACTTTCGTGGCCAAAAGAACGTTGTCCTCTACTTTTACCCAGCTTCAGAAACCCCCGGCTGCACCATTCAAGCCTGTGCCTTTCGCGATGCCTACAGCATCTTTCAAGAACTGGGGGCCGAAGTAATTGGCATTAGTGGCGATTCTGTGGCCCGACAGCAGGACTTCCAGAAAAATCACCAGCTCCCCTTTCTTGTCCTTAGTGATCCCGACAACAAGGTTCGTCAGCAGTATGGTGCCTCTTCTCTGTTTGGCCTCTTTCCTGGCCGGGTCACTTATGTCATCGACAAAGCGGGCGTGGTGCGCTACGTTTTTGACTCCATGCTCAACTTCAAAGCCCACGTGGACGAGGCGCTCAAGATTTTGCGCCAGTTGTGA
- a CDS encoding DUF928 domain-containing protein — protein sequence MRSCLALVPAVTLFLLPLSFLSLAQGTPPVVNQHASLVARLRANLPNRGVPGSRFGGATRGACVTGNERLTALLPDTHFGQTAVAAPTLFVFVPKSKATQGEVTIADAEQRPLATMVVNLPAEPGILALRPNVQLQAGQDYRWTFTLLCGADADDPSAFISVSGGISRVQTATDVAKKLQGNSGSDRLGAAVDAGLWYETLAILAELQGNAVTRNLARSQWVAILSAVGLGSIAQAPLVQ from the coding sequence ATGCGTTCCTGCCTTGCCCTTGTGCCTGCGGTGACCTTGTTTTTATTGCCCCTTAGTTTTCTCAGTCTTGCCCAGGGAACACCCCCTGTGGTTAACCAACATGCCAGTCTTGTGGCGCGGCTGCGGGCGAATTTGCCAAACCGGGGTGTTCCTGGCAGTCGCTTTGGCGGAGCAACCCGTGGTGCCTGTGTCACTGGTAATGAACGTTTAACCGCCCTGCTTCCCGATACTCATTTTGGCCAAACCGCTGTGGCTGCCCCCACTCTCTTTGTTTTTGTGCCTAAGAGCAAAGCCACCCAAGGGGAAGTGACGATTGCGGATGCTGAGCAGCGTCCCCTAGCAACAATGGTCGTGAATCTGCCCGCTGAACCGGGGATTCTGGCACTGAGGCCCAATGTGCAACTCCAAGCTGGCCAAGACTACCGCTGGACCTTTACCCTGCTGTGTGGTGCTGATGCCGATGATCCCTCCGCCTTTATCTCTGTCAGTGGGGGAATTTCCCGGGTGCAGACCGCCACGGATGTGGCCAAGAAACTTCAGGGCAACAGTGGGAGCGATCGCCTTGGGGCAGCAGTTGATGCGGGCCTTTGGTACGAAACCTTGGCGATTTTAGCCGAGCTGCAGGGGAATGCAGTCACGCGGAATCTAGCCCGCAGCCAATGGGTCGCCATATTATCTGCCGTTGGTCTCGGGAGTATTGCTCAAGCGCCCCTAGTACAATAA
- the pheA gene encoding prephenate dehydratase, whose protein sequence is MVRLGYLGPVGTYSEEAAQSYAQWHQGEALTLVPVTTIAGCLEALAAGALDLALVPSENSVEGSVNITLDSLWRLDTLHIQHAFIRPIVHAFIAQTTDLAQIQAVYSHPQALGQCQGWLQAYLPQACQCPVTSTAEGLQYVAQSDRVGAIASVRAAQLHQLPIIATEIQDIPDNCTRFWVVSRQQGEGWPQPGDTHTSIAFSLKANAPGALLKVLQLFSDRQINLSRIESRPSKRALGDYLFFVDLEVNGRPDVVADCLLALREATDVLKVFGSYQFLDLGE, encoded by the coding sequence ATGGTGAGGCTGGGTTATCTTGGCCCAGTGGGCACCTATAGTGAAGAAGCCGCTCAAAGCTACGCCCAATGGCATCAGGGAGAAGCCCTAACGTTAGTTCCTGTGACGACGATCGCTGGCTGTCTTGAGGCCTTGGCGGCGGGCGCGCTAGATTTAGCCCTAGTGCCCAGCGAAAACTCCGTGGAGGGCAGTGTCAACATTACCTTGGATTCGCTGTGGCGATTGGATACGCTCCACATTCAGCACGCCTTTATCCGCCCCATTGTCCATGCCTTCATTGCCCAAACCACAGATTTAGCCCAAATTCAAGCGGTCTATTCCCATCCCCAAGCCCTAGGACAGTGTCAGGGCTGGTTGCAAGCCTATCTGCCCCAGGCTTGCCAGTGTCCCGTGACCTCCACTGCCGAAGGGCTGCAATATGTGGCACAGTCGGATCGGGTGGGGGCGATCGCCAGCGTGCGCGCAGCCCAACTCCATCAATTGCCCATTATCGCCACCGAAATCCAGGACATTCCCGACAACTGCACGCGGTTTTGGGTGGTGAGTCGCCAACAGGGGGAAGGCTGGCCACAGCCGGGGGATACCCACACCTCCATTGCCTTTAGCCTCAAGGCCAATGCCCCCGGTGCCCTGCTCAAAGTGCTGCAACTTTTTAGCGATCGCCAGATTAACCTCAGCCGCATTGAATCGCGCCCCAGCAAACGTGCTCTGGGGGATTATCTCTTCTTTGTTGATCTAGAGGTGAATGGTCGTCCCGATGTGGTGGCTGATTGTCTGCTGGCACTTAGGGAGGCGACAGATGTGCTGAAAGTCTTTGGTAGTTATCAATTTCTCGACCTCGGAGAATAG
- the ald gene encoding alanine dehydrogenase, giving the protein MRIGVPKEIKDQEFRVGLTPAGVQSLRERGHDVLIESGAGVGSGFRDEAYVAAGAEIVATAQAAWDAQLVVKVKEPLPSEYRYLRSGQLLFTYLHLAASRELTVALLQSGITAIAYESVEETHYHQRSFPLLTPMSMIAGRLAVQFGARFLERTQGGRGVLLSGIPGVRPGRVVILGGGVVGTEAARIAVGLGAQVSILDINVERLKYLETLFGARVEYLYSSSHVIAEQLPQADLVIGAVLVPGQRPPCLVPKSLVQRMQPGAVIIDVAVDQGGCVETLRPTTHSNPTYTAFGVVHYGVPNMPGAVPWTATQALTNSTLPYILCLADHGDRALELSPALAKGLVVKQHHLVHPDVRVVFPDL; this is encoded by the coding sequence ATGCGTATCGGTGTCCCCAAAGAAATTAAGGATCAGGAATTCCGCGTCGGTCTGACACCAGCGGGAGTGCAAAGTCTGCGGGAGCGCGGCCATGACGTTCTTATTGAAAGTGGCGCGGGGGTGGGTTCAGGCTTTCGCGATGAGGCCTATGTTGCCGCAGGTGCCGAAATTGTCGCTACGGCTCAAGCAGCTTGGGATGCCCAACTGGTGGTCAAAGTCAAGGAACCCTTGCCCTCGGAGTATCGCTATTTGCGTTCTGGCCAACTGCTCTTTACCTACTTGCACCTTGCCGCCAGTCGCGAACTAACGGTGGCGCTTCTGCAATCGGGGATAACAGCGATCGCCTACGAAAGTGTTGAAGAAACACACTATCACCAACGCAGCTTCCCGCTGCTAACCCCCATGAGCATGATTGCCGGTCGCTTGGCGGTGCAGTTTGGTGCCCGATTCCTAGAGCGTACCCAAGGGGGACGGGGAGTACTCCTCAGCGGCATTCCGGGGGTGCGGCCGGGGCGGGTGGTCATTCTGGGGGGCGGTGTCGTCGGCACAGAAGCTGCACGGATAGCCGTGGGGTTGGGGGCACAGGTGAGCATTCTCGATATCAATGTCGAGCGTCTAAAGTACCTAGAAACCCTCTTTGGCGCACGGGTAGAGTACCTCTACAGCAGTTCCCATGTGATTGCTGAGCAATTGCCCCAAGCGGACTTGGTGATTGGTGCCGTTCTGGTGCCGGGTCAGCGTCCTCCCTGTTTGGTGCCCAAGTCCCTGGTGCAAAGGATGCAGCCCGGAGCAGTCATTATTGATGTGGCGGTGGATCAGGGGGGCTGTGTGGAAACCCTGCGACCCACCACCCATTCCAACCCCACCTATACCGCCTTTGGTGTGGTTCACTATGGCGTGCCCAATATGCCGGGAGCGGTGCCTTGGACAGCGACCCAAGCCCTGACGAATAGCACCTTGCCCTATATCCTCTGCCTCGCCGATCATGGCGATCGCGCCCTCGAGCTCTCCCCTGCTCTTGCCAAGGGTTTAGTGGTCAAGCAGCACCATTTAGTCCATCCCGATGTGCGGGTTGTCTTTCCTGATCTGTAG
- a CDS encoding nucleotidyltransferase substrate binding protein, with the protein MADFGRALIRLETACTQEEYSELERAGLVQMSEFTLELPWQTLQDLLFYGGFDVRTPREATRKASETGYFTEEDAEILLDALAKQNRLSHTYAEKGKSGRRTNQTQVDFCQAPTED; encoded by the coding sequence GTGGCAGACTTTGGCCGCGCCCTAATTCGCCTAGAAACTGCCTGTACTCAGGAAGAGTATTCGGAATTAGAGCGAGCCGGTCTTGTGCAAATGTCTGAGTTCACCCTTGAACTCCCCTGGCAAACCTTGCAAGACCTTCTTTTTTATGGGGGATTCGATGTGAGAACCCCCAGAGAAGCTACTCGCAAGGCCTCTGAGACGGGGTATTTTACCGAGGAAGATGCCGAGATACTGCTGGATGCTTTGGCAAAGCAAAATCGCTTGAGCCACACCTACGCAGAGAAGGGCAAAAGCGGCAGAAGAACTAATCAAACACAGGTTGACTTCTGTCAGGCCCCCACCGAGGACTAA
- a CDS encoding UbiD family decarboxylase: MTNDLRHYLQLLEQRQQLRRITVPVDPDLEMAEICNRLLAAGGPALLFENVIGSPYPVAINLLGTLERVCWAMNMDHPLELETLGEKLAKLQQPKPPKTLSQALDFGKILFDVVRAKPSRDLLPPCQQVVIKAPDLDLRQLPLIRPYPKDAGKIITLGLVITKDCETGIPNVGIYRLQLQSPTTMTVHWLSVRGGARHLRKAAARGKKLEVAVALGVHPLIIMAAATPIPVDLSEWLFAGLYGGGGIHLAKCKTLDLEVPAQSEFILEGTITPGEVLPDGPCGDHMGYYGGVEASPVIHFHCLTHRRNPIYLTTFSGRPPKEEAMIALALNRIYTPILRQQVPEIVDFFLPMEALSYKAAIISIDKAYPGQARRAALAFWSALPQFTYTKFVIVVDKEINIRDPRQVVWAISSKVDPSRDVFILEDTPFDSLDFASEKIGLGGRMGIDATTKIPPETDHPWGDPLTSDPEVARRVTERWQEYGLGDIDLTAVDATRFGYELDPAFRWR, from the coding sequence ATGACGAACGACCTGCGGCACTATCTCCAGCTTTTAGAACAGCGGCAACAACTGCGACGCATCACCGTACCCGTTGATCCTGATCTGGAAATGGCCGAGATTTGCAATCGGCTATTGGCCGCAGGTGGGCCGGCCTTGCTCTTTGAGAACGTCATTGGTTCTCCCTATCCCGTGGCGATTAATCTCTTGGGAACCCTAGAGCGGGTCTGCTGGGCAATGAACATGGACCACCCCTTAGAGCTAGAAACCCTCGGTGAAAAGCTAGCGAAGCTGCAGCAGCCTAAGCCGCCGAAAACCCTGAGTCAAGCCCTTGATTTTGGCAAAATTCTCTTTGATGTTGTCCGTGCCAAGCCGAGCCGTGATTTGCTGCCCCCCTGTCAGCAGGTGGTGATCAAGGCTCCCGATTTGGATTTACGGCAACTACCGCTGATTCGCCCCTACCCCAAGGATGCCGGCAAAATTATTACCCTTGGTCTGGTGATTACCAAAGATTGTGAGACCGGCATTCCCAATGTGGGCATTTACCGCTTGCAACTGCAATCCCCAACCACCATGACCGTCCATTGGCTCTCAGTGCGAGGAGGGGCACGCCATCTTCGTAAAGCTGCCGCCCGAGGCAAAAAATTAGAAGTGGCTGTGGCCTTGGGGGTACATCCTTTGATTATCATGGCCGCGGCAACGCCAATTCCCGTGGATTTATCTGAATGGCTCTTTGCGGGTCTCTATGGTGGGGGTGGCATTCATTTGGCCAAGTGCAAAACCCTTGATCTAGAGGTACCTGCCCAGTCGGAATTTATCCTTGAGGGCACAATTACCCCTGGTGAAGTCTTGCCCGATGGCCCCTGTGGCGATCACATGGGGTACTACGGGGGTGTGGAAGCTTCGCCAGTCATTCATTTCCACTGCCTCACCCATCGCCGCAATCCCATTTACTTAACTACATTTAGTGGTCGCCCCCCCAAGGAGGAGGCAATGATTGCCTTAGCCCTCAACCGCATTTACACACCAATTTTGCGGCAGCAGGTACCGGAAATTGTGGACTTCTTTTTGCCCATGGAAGCCCTCAGTTATAAAGCGGCGATTATTTCCATTGACAAAGCCTATCCCGGTCAAGCCCGCCGCGCCGCCCTTGCCTTTTGGAGTGCCCTACCCCAATTTACCTACACCAAGTTTGTAATTGTCGTGGACAAAGAGATCAATATCCGTGATCCGCGGCAAGTGGTGTGGGCCATTAGCTCCAAGGTGGATCCCAGCCGTGATGTCTTTATTTTGGAAGATACTCCCTTTGATTCCCTTGACTTCGCCAGCGAAAAAATCGGCCTTGGGGGACGCATGGGCATTGATGCCACCACCAAAATTCCCCCCGAAACAGACCATCCTTGGGGCGATCCCCTCACCTCGGATCCGGAGGTGGCACGACGAGTCACAGAACGCTGGCAGGAATATGGTCTTGGGGATATTGACTTAACAGCTGTAGATGCAACACGATTCGGCTATGAGCTAGACCCAGCCTTTCGTTGGCGATAA